The DNA window GGGTGACCGCCGCCTTTCGCCACGTTATGACTGCACGAATCGAGAATGGCGTCATCGCAGCCTTCCTTCTTAGGCACCGGCTACTGCACCAAAGTGGAGCCAGGCATGAGTCAGTGCATCCGCACAGCAGTGCCCACGCGTGCATAGCCACAACTCCCTTACCAAAAGAGTCGAAATAATCGTCCAAGAAAAGTAAAACGAGACTCCTGATATGCGTCTGCTGTTAAACCAGCGTCAAAATGCACGCGCACTGCGTGCAACAccacctatatatatatatatatatatatatatatatatatatatatatatatatatatatatacggcTTACCAGAAAACAATCGCAATCATGAGATATGCCGACATAAGCATGACACCCTCTAGCCAGTTGCTCTCTCCGTCTTGGACGATAGCTGCAGCAACACAGGAAACCCTACACGCCACCACACTTTCGTTTCTGCGGTTCTACGAGGGCACACAGATACAACGGAATGGCGGCTACGATATTCACAGAACGCAAATATGTATGGTCTGCAAATAAAGATGCATAAAACGGCCTCGTAACGTATGTAGATTCACCAACCGAAGCAAGGCCAGAGCAACGCACGCGGCAGTACAAGAAAAGCACGGCCCCTCCTGCCCAGtgaatatatacatatatatttatgcacGTAgtcgtatgtatatatatatatatatatatgcacgtaCTCGAGCATGTGAGCTCGGCTCCCGGCAATATTGTGTGTGCGCTGTGCGACTGATACGCGCGATGCATGCGGAGAGCCTGTGACATGTCGTTGGCCGGGCAAGCTTTCGGTGACTCACCCATGGCGACCAGCACCGCCATCAACAGAACCAAGGCACTCAGCGGCTGCACAGCCAGAGTCAACGGTTGGTCGAGCATCCACCCCGCGCAGACAGTGAaggggaagacgaagagagcaaTCTGCGAAGGAGGGATgagacgcggcaggcgcccacAAGAGAAGCCACGAACAGAAGACAGAGCAGAAACATGCCATATCAGAAGGCCTCCAacggcgcagctcgccacCGTGCCGTCGACGCTCCGAGCGCCGGCGTACGCCTGTCCCATGAGCGCGTCTAGGCCGCAATTAGTATGCCATCTCGGTGTATATACACTCCGCAACTGTAGCAGTATCCTCGTTGGATGTACTGCTCCCGCCTCAAGGCTTTCCGTACTACATAGCTTCTGTGCCAGTGTATGAGCTAGCGGCCCGCGATGTGACGCCTGCGAGAGTGCCTCCGTATTTGTCTCTACGCAATAGTGGAAGGTAATAAAGcgtccccccgccccccctaTCTACATGAATAGAACACGCTGTGTCTGTCACACTATCCTTTGAGATTTGTCTCCAGGCGTCGTACCTGTGCAGAGGAGCCTACAGCAACTCCCATCGCCAGATCGACTTTATTCTTCATCGCCACAGTGACGGCTGTCAGATGCTCCGCCGCATTTCCTGCAGAGCCAACGAATCATACGACAGAGGCTCGGCTGAACCACGATGGGAAACTGGGGCGCACGCGGGCAGCACATTCCGTGATTCGAATGCAACGTGCCGCACGCGTCAATCGCTCATTCTTCAAGCCGTCCAAACGCACGGCCGCGAAGGTTGACGGACACAAACGCACAAACTGCGCATACTGATACGTCCTTACGCACGCCCGTACATGGGTGAGAGCATCGAGCAACCAGACGAGCTTGATCGCCACTGTACAACACCCTTCGTTTCTTCTTACCGACGATTGGGAGCAAGATGACGCCAATGAAGCTTTCGGGAAGGCCGTACTCCGTGACGACGTCATGAATCGAGCCGACGAGGTACTCTGCGCAAACCCGACGCGCAACGCAGGCAGCAGAACGCACTTTCCCGACCCCTTTCACACGCGTGCGTTGCAGATATGCTCAACAGTGGAGCGCTACACCCGACAGGGAACGCAGACACGGCAGTCCACCGTCCTCCGGAACGTGCTCTGCCTGTCCTCCGTGGTGCGACTACGCATGCGTTCGTATTGAGTGTTGACTCAATATCCGGAAAATCGTCATGCAATGTACATCAGCCCAAAGCACCTCGCTACCACGCCTAAAGATTTTGGTGGCGTGAATTCGATTCAATTTCTCCATCGTGTGTTCTGTTCCTGCTTTCAGGTTTAGTTCGACCTCCGTTGATCACAGCCTTCTGTCTCCTGGGGGTTCAGTCGAGTTCGCTCCTGTCTCGCTGGATGATGAAGCGAGTACCCATCGGCTATTGCTTAAACAGACTGAACAGCTTCTGCACACCGGTGGGCTATGAGCGACACGCAAGCTCGTTCTCCTCTGTGGTGGTGGACTTGCGACTGCTGCTTCCAGCTCTAACGGACTACAACACCGCGGAAAAATGGACAACTCTCTGCTAAACGGCACATGAGCACATAAACCGCGTGAGGGACTCCCGCGTGGTTTTCGGCTGGCACGAGGCACTGACCTGAGTGGGCTGAAATGAGGAGGGTGACGACAAATAGAATGATGGTTGCGGCCTCCCAGGACATCGACGGAAGCTCCTGTTCACCTGCGGAACAAGCAGACGGTGAGAAGAAAAATTAGATGTCACCGCGACGGCTCTCGTTGGCAATTCAATCGTCGAGCGAGAGCGAACATATACGCCTGTAAACACATGAGTTTGGCGGAAAAACACGCATTTCCACAAGTGCTTGCGCTGGCGCCCGATTCACGTGAGAAGGCTCGACACAACGCCGACGGTGACGGGACACACTACGACGGGTAGCGAAGTCAAGGGCGCTCTCCACTCACCATCTTCTACATCTCGGAAGAGATTCAAATGTGTGTAAagctggaagaagaggaaaaggcaGTAAGTCACGCTAATCAGCACCGCGATCGTTCGGCTTAtctgcggagagaagacaagAAAGTGGCGCACACAAGTTCCACCAGTAGCTGACAAGCACGCAGCGAAAAGCCTTTCAGGGGGAAAGACGCAGAACCGCATCGCCCCTTcgtgcgccgcagagacacgtCATATCCAATGTAAAAACGACGCTGACATGCATGGGTCCCCCAAGCCTAGAAACCTGAACAAACGTGGAAAACCCGGAGATCCACTCGGCCGAAACGCGCGCAACACCCGCTCCCCGAAGGGGTGCATCCCTACATATGTAAAAGAGCGTACGCAAGTGGCTACCTAGCAAAGCAGTGTGATATGCTGATACGCACGAATACGAGCTAAACAACACAAGTAATTGCAAGCAGACGGCAACCCGCTCGATGCCGCACGTGTAGCGGAGCCCAGGGCATTCGAATACATACAATCTTCTACATGGACATGCACCAGCAGACCAGTGGtgaggcgccgcgtggctTGAGCTAACTGACATTCAGGCACACGTGCGcatctgcgcatgcatacatatacatacatatatgcacatCCTCGACTTCAGGCAGTTGGTTTACCTTGATGATGTCATACGTTGGATTCGCGTGGTCGTTcccagacgcggcgacggtCGGAATGACGATACTCATACAggacagaagcagcagcgtgaCACTGCAAGTCGCGCCTGAACAGAAGTCACAAGTGACGCCGAGATCACTTCCACAAGAACGACCGAATTGGATACTTGACCGCTTCTCGAGTCCCTGTCGCCCCTCTCTTCCAGGCAGCCATCATCCGCAAAGACGCAACAAAGCAGGCGAGCCCGGACCAACGGGGTTCGCTACGGAAGGCCCCcaccggcgcctgcggctcttcaGTGGGCGTCTCGAGTCACCAGACCGCGTTGTTGAGACAATAAAGCCCGAGTTTTCCCAACACTCATACACAAGCGTCCAGTGGCTCATGTCAACGCCTGCGGCTTACTCTGACCCTATGATTCTCCTGTGTTCGGCCGCTGCCTGctgtactgcaatcataaagaacttgaTTGTCTGTTtcgggcgtctcgcctcgGCCTGCCGGAGTATGGCGTCAGGTCACCTTACCTTTTTCGTTGAATTTCTGCACGTGGTAGCGGATGCCGCCCGCGAAGAAAGACATGCCCAGCACCAGCAGCAAGTTGGAGAGAATGCTGCCCAGCATCGTCCCCTGAACCATGTTCAGAAGGCCCTGCGAAACCAAACACCCCAAACATTTGCATGCATGTGAATGAAAGGCAcggcgaccggcggcgcACACGCCTGAGGGTTGTGCACGCCGCCGAAGCAAACAAGGAATGCTTGTTTTAACCGCCACTGAGCGGTCGAGCGAACCGGCGAGAAGACGTACGACAGAGTGAGTATACAACGTAGCTACATACTCCCACCAAAAATATATCTTGGCACAACGCAGTCACGTTCCACGGCTTCTCTGCGGGTGCAAACACCTCTCCacctctctcccctctcggCCTCACTGCTCCAACAGCAGGACCCTCTGGTGCGTTCCCACAGGCACATCCCAGCTATATGCGTATACTGAACAGGCGTATGCGCAGATAGACAGAAAACCCGAAAGGGGGAGAGTCCGACAGCACAATGAAACTTGGTGCAAGGATCTCCAAGCCCTCCAGGGAGCGTATTTTCTTACCACGCGCAAAGCTTGGACGGACATGATCATCTCGGCAGCGTTTCCAAAAACGGCGTTCAGCAAGCCTCCGACGATTTCTAGAGACCGCACACCAAGCAGTAGCTGTCAAGGCATGAAGCACCGAAATCCTAAGAGCTCTAGCCCTGACCTAGTTGAAAGGCTCTGCCGTTTCTCGCACATCTGAGTCTTTCATATTGCTGGCCTCCACCTACTCTTTTCAAAGAATGCCTCCGTTTGCCGCATGCGAGCGTCCGCAGAAAATGTCGCACGAAGTCGCTAGACCAGACGGGTCTACTGCAGCCTTCTGCACGATTGTGTCTGCCTTTTCCTGTCACGCTTCGCCGGGTTAatggccgccagcgcgccttACCTCCGGTGTGAAGCGCGAGCTCTTCGGTGGCGTTGCCGAGGAGTGCAGCGAGCGGAATCAGGGCCAAGAAGTTGCACGTGAAGACAAAAAGAGGCGATCCACCACAAATCATGCTCCAAAACGCCAGCGGAACGAAAACCAGGAGGATGTTTATCCTGACGAGCGACACAGTCGAGATGAAATCAGAAACAGCTAAGCACGCGAGACACGCGGAAACACGTGGGCAACGTCGCGCGATGCTCGACACGGGCACGgccatatatatctatatctatatctatatctatatctatatctatatctatatctatatctatatctatatctatatctatatctatacctatctatctatatatatatatatatggatgtgGGTACATGTCGGTGCGCATGCAGTACCTGGCAGTCAAGTACACTGATGCACATGCACTAAGGCCTCGCCTTTTGTGTGCAGGCGCCTTTGGCAGTTCGTTTTACCTTCCAGAGAGCATGTGCCACGTTCGCTGGAGATCCTCGTTGACGGTGAAGCGGTAGTAGTTGCTGATGTTGtcctcggcttcctcgtcAATCACGCCAGAGTCTGCAGTGTCCACGGCTACcatcgcgccgctgcccaaACTCGGAGTTCCCAGCGAACTCGAGCCTTCGGCCAGAAGACCCAAGTGCAGCTGTCGACTCGGGGCCCCCGTTCCAGTCGTCAACGGGCAGATCCCTGGGAACCCGCAGCCGAGCACACACTCCCTACAAGTGTGTAAATAGATGTAGGTATGTGCGTGAATGCAGTTGAAGACACATACGTGGATGACCCCGCTTCGCTACGCGCCGGATTTccagcgtccgcggcgcgtcgccctgtAGGCCGGAACTGGCATCGACACGTGCAAGCACGCgttcgctgcaggcgagtaAGAAGTGGCACTGGTATGCATCTATCCGCAGCGAGTCTCCTGTGCAGAGCGGCACGCTGTATCGGTCCGGACGCGTGCCTGTGCATGAAGCCTGGCGTGCGTCTCGCCGACAGGGTGTACGGTTTAGGGACCGACTGgtcgcgcgtctgcatgcgtccATCGCTAACGGCGTCCACGAGGGCACGCGCGTGGATACGTCAGCGATTctcaaccctaaaccctaaatccCGCCCCGAAAGACCTACCATCGTCCAGCTGAACGGAaacggcgcggccgctgccgccgccgggcggaCGGGCGCCGGGTTTCTGCGGGAGAATGACCGCCGAAACGCGGTGCTGGTGGATGGGCTGAGAGAGCGTCCGCCTCACGTAGGAGGTGGCGCGCACGCGTCCCATCACCATCTTGGCGAGGGGCGGCTGCGAACGGCGCTCTGCCAGTCAggccggagacgcgcgagcgccttgTGGCCCCGAGCGCGTGCTTCGCAGGGGCGAACCAGCGCGGGTGCGGTTGCCAggcacagaggcgcaggcaaaGCGGGGTGccctcggcgacggcgcaacCGCGATACGCTagacgggcgccgcaggcgcaacGCACAGCCCGCTGAGTGGGATTTCCTGGAGAagtgctgcgcagctgcgctggaGAAGCTCCGGGAAGTCTGCACGGGTGCCGCGGCCAAGAAGCGGAGCgatgcgcaggcgagagcgggTTGCTCGAGAAAGTGCGCAGAGAGGTGGACCATTGAACAAGACAGTCCCCGGAAGAGGCAGGAGTCTTGCAAGAGGGTCGTCTACGCATATGGAGCCGAGACAACGTGAGAGGGCGAACGGGTGCCTGTGTGCAGGTCCCATGCAGAGGTGCCGCGAGATGCGCTAGGTTTGGCCTggcgcgcacacacgcacgcgcggcgtGAGATATCTGGCGGTTCCCGGCGATGATTAGGCTTTTCACCACGCGCAGATGTTCTGTTTGTCTTGTCTcttgcgccgccgagcgcagTCACAGTGACCTGTGGCATCCGCGGAGCAACGACATTCTTCAGCAGAgacgtctcctctctcgcgcgggacccactgcgtcgcgccttccCGAGGGCAACCAGGGTGACACCAGTCTCTCTAtgtcgcggaggcagagagcgcggagcAGAAagaagctgctgccgccggctTCCAGCACTCAAGCAAGCACAGCGCGGTGCCCAGAAGACGCGCTCGGCTGCCTGCGGGAGAGAAGTCGAAACTGTTCGTCCTCGAGAGCTTCGGGCAAGCGCCCCGTCGAGAGAATGCGGGGGAGGAAAcaggacgcggacgcgcagagaaggggTTGGAGCGCACGGGACGAACGAATGAGGAGATCGGGACAGATTCAGGGGGCACGGTCGAGGAGGGCTTCCAACATCTGAGCCTCTGACTGGGTTTAGGGTTGGACGGGAGTAGttcgcttcgcggcggctcctGGATGAGGGATCTTTCAGCGAAAACCGAAACAGCGAGACGAGATGTTCACCGAAAAGAGAGCTGAATTCCGGGACAGGAAGAGGTAAAGGAcgggcagcgcggaggagaggcgccaCGAAGAGGCGCCACGGAGAGGAGCGGAGGGAGAAAAGCCAACGATAGTGATTGTGAGAAGCATGTAAAGAAAATCGGTGAGCCGCGGAGGGGTGATGGCGCAGCAAGACTGAATGACGCAGAGCAGACGTCGAAACGAACTGGCTAATGATGAAGAAAGCTGGAATCCCGTCCGCTTCGGGAAGTAAGGGAGGCGCCGGTGAGTCGTGGCCTCCACTAGAGACAGAAAGGCCGTTTCCCGCGCTGTGtggtgctgcagcagcaatGCCACGACCGCGCAGGGCAGTTGCGCACTTTCATCCGAGTCACAGCAGAACCGGCTCTTTCTCAATCATTCGACGTTTTTGGTCGCTCTGCTGAAGCAAGTCGCGAGAAATAGAGTCCGCGTCGCACGCCGGGTGTCTCCCGCTCTTGGCGCTTTGCTCTGCGCATGCTGGTCGAGACGGCTGCGAAGCGCCGACTGTCGACATGCGGCGTGGCCTCAGGCACGGAGAAGTGCAAAGGCTCCACCTGAGAGGAACACTCAGAGACTCGGTAGGACTTTGGATTGAAAGACCTGCGAAGGTCGCGCCGGTGCTCGGTAGCCTCCTGAGCTCCACGTTCAGGAGCCTAATATCATGCATTCCTAGCTTTGGGCCCCCTGTTCCGGCAGCTCGCGCGACTCGTCCCGTCTCCTGCGCAGTGAGGCGAATATATAcacggagggaggggggggtgggcgggaactcgcctcgcctcagAGCTTGGCAGACATCGCCACACATTTGAGGTCAGACACAAGGGGCTGTCCCTTTCTTTCAGCCAAACGTGCAGTTGACGCGTATTTTTCCCAACTTTGCCCGTTTCTGTTGTGCGTTTCTCCGCGCGGGTGTGGCGTCGCCGGCTCCTCTCCACTCCTTGCGACTCAAGCTGTCTCCGGCTCAACTTTTCGCTCGCCGGCAGTGTGCTGGGGGGTCCGCCTTAGCTGGGCGAGCCTTTCGTTGCGTTTTTCACGATAGACTGCAGAGCATCTGTGCAAGTTAGAGAGGGAAAGTCTGCTTCACTTGTGGGCGTGGGGCAGCGGGCGCAAGTGCCGCAGTATCTTCTGGCGAGAGTCAGATGTCTGAAAACGGCGGAAGACACTGCCGAGAAACGCCGTCCGGGTGGGCGCTCTGCGGAATTCGGTCGTGCACATCTGAGTGAGAATCTCCAGATGCGGCTGTATATTCACCAATCTTTTAGGGAATGTGTGCCAGTGTCGTGCCTCCGCCTTTGCACCGGTACGTCTACCGTCATCATACCTCTATTTGCGGTGCCCGTGTaccccctgcggcggcctgcggcggtaAACCCAATGGCCTATGTATAGATGTAATCTATTCTGATGCCTTGCTGGGTAGCGTAGAAGGCGCACAGACGGCGTGGCTTGCAAAAGGCTATCTGGAAGAGCGGACTGTGTCGGTTTGCTGCTCTGCGTGAAGTTGTGATCTGGGTCCTGGCCTCGCCGGCTCTGACACGTTGCAGTTTGAGCCCTTTCCGGCAGCTTCCTGCGCGCTTTTTCCGTCCTTTCGCGGAGTGTGCAGGGGAGCGCCTGCATATGTTGCTTCATCGGGAGGAGCTGGGGAGATCAAAAAATGGGGTctgcggggcggcggcgacggaggcaggcgcaggcggcagcagctcgaaGGGCATACACAGTGCACACGGAGTTCGCGGATGGGAGGGCAAGctgctcggcggcctcggatGCGGCCCTTTGCTCGCCTCACCGTGGAGATGCGCCAAGTTCCGCCGAGTCGCGAACGCGGGAATCCCATGACGCTTCGCAGACCAAGCCGCAGGGCGTCGAGGCCAAGCCGCCTGCCTACAGTGTGACACGCGAGCAGGTTTTCCAGCTCAGCCGGGAGCCCCATGAGGCCTTGGCTTTCTGCTCGCCCGGCAACTGGATGCTCTCCTGCACGTCTTCCTTGGCGCTGCcttcggccgccggcgagccccTTCCGGGGGGCGACGaacggcgggcgccgcccgcggggggcggcggcggagagggcggagaaacTTCCCTTCCCTGTTGTCTCGAGTTTGCGGAGGTCATGCCCACGCACGGAGCAAGCGACTCCGTGGtgccggaggcgcagagggcaaCTCCAGCGGCCAGTGCGGtggagacgctgcgcagagtcgagcccgctcgcgccgcctgcagccatGAAACAGAGGCGCCGGACGAGGCGGGGGATGGCCTAGGGGACGGCACCGAACCTCACGGGTACGCCACCCAGGGTTCGCTAGAGCTGCAGGGGCAAAACGGGAAGACAGGCGGagtcgaggaagaagcacacAGACGGCAGACGCAAAGTGAAACTGAGAGGGTGCCTCGAGGTAGCGAAAGATGCCAGCCACTGCCCCGGTCGTTCAGGAAGAAGGCCAGCCAGAGCGAAAGATCGCAAAGCGGGAAAGCGGGAGAGGTCGCGTGGCGACCTGTACGAAGTCAGCGACCGCCACACGCCGGGATGCCTGCGTCAGAGCTCGAGCAATCGACGATCTGTTCTGCCGCTCGCAACGGgctgtctgctgcggcttcgtTGTCTTTGCCCAGAGAGACTGAAGCAGCGGCGTGTCACACGACAGATACGAGAGGCCTATCTTGCTGCAGGGCTTCCGCGGATGGCCATGCTGCAGAGGGAATGTCTGCTGACTCAGCCCggcacgcgcgcgaccgccagCTGCCCGCCCTCTCGTCGTCGATTTCCTCCACCGGGCCTAGGGATCTGTCCAACTGCTCTCAACGTCGCGGCGCGGTTGCTCccgacgctgcagcgccggcggacgaGCCCGTCCAGGGGCCACGCACGAGCCGAGAGGCTTCAGACGGCGGTGCGGAAAACATCGGCTCTCGCGGGTGCGGCATGTCGGCTTGCAGAGGGGGAGTTCGTGCGCGTGAGCGAGCGAGGGACCTCGGAGACCTTGTGGCAGCCTCGCCTGGATCTCCACATCGTCGTATTCCAAGTAAGAAATGTCGAAATCACGTGCTTATCCCAGCGATCGGCGTAGAGCCGggtcgcgcgtcgtccgAGAAGTTGCCGAGCGCACAGGCGCTCAACAAGCAGGCCCGGTGCAGTGCTTCCGTATAGACTACGCTGCTCACTTTACGTTGTCTCGGCTGTTGCTTGTCGCGTTTCCCACGTCCCTCGCCCCTTTCTTCTCAGAGCAGATCTCGTTCCACTGGCGACCAGTAGGCGCGCAGAGTGAGGAGGTAGCCCCGAGCCTGAAAGACGATACGAAGCCAAGGACGCACACGacaggagacgcgcacgcgttCTCGGTAGCTGTCTCACCGCAGCCGACAGACGAAGTCGCGCTGTCCGGCAGCGCGAAAAGCAAAACAAACCTAAAAGCCGAAATTCCACTCCTTCCGGAGGACGCAAGTCTTTGCCACCTCTCTGCTGGGCAGGCGGGGCGCAGTGAGACGGGGGGCACCGACGGTGAACGAGCAATAAGCCTTAACCGGAAACAGCCTGCGCTTAGGGAGGAGCCTCTGAGGGTTCACGACGGTCGGGTCGGAAGTCTGCTTGTCCGGCTTCAGGCTTACATTCGATCCATGGAAGAGATGAGACCTCATTTTTGGGTGGTgtctcgccgacgcgcaagcgagaagaagtactgtcttctttttttcgccgCCATGCTGCCTTCGCTGATTGTCGCGTCCATCCCAATCTCGGCCGCTTGCTGCCTTATCGCCGCTGCATCCATTCCGGTGCGACCACGGAGGGCACCTGTGcggatatatacatatatatacatacatgttGGCTTAAGTTCCCACAGCCACTTCCTCAGTGCATGCGGGAGTCTctgtgcgtgtctgcgcaAGGATGGTAAAGTAGCGGTGCGTGGTTTGGAGGTCGTGCGACTGGGGACTGCCTGCAGCGCACAGGACGGCGAAAGGGTATCTGCATGTAAACAAAGGCACTCCGCACACATGGTTGCATGACTACGCGTACGGACAGCGTTGTAGTACTCGTACGGCCCCTCACGTACCGGCGTCGTGCCCCACCATTCCATTTGCATGCaggtatatgtatacatatgtatgtatatacatatatatatatatatatatatatatatatatatatatatatatatatatatatatatatatatatatatatatatatgctcgTGAGCCGGCCCCTTCAAGCGCCGAGCATGTCGGGGGCTGTGTGTTGCGGGCTTCAGGCtgtttcgtcttccgcgcgtctATTTCCGGCCTCCTTTGCGTTTGTGTCTGTTGTCGTGCGGCGAATATACGCAGCTGTGTGCGACGCTGTCCGTGGCGATCGTGGTGGTGCCCCTTCTCAAGCTAGAGCAAAGGATGCAGCAGGTGCGAGTTCTACGAAGCGCTGAATGCACTGCGAATGTCAATGActggcgtctgcgtgtcgccTGAATGAGACGCGCCAAAGAATGGCATGCGACGGCGCACTCCGCATGCTTGCGCCTATCTATGCGTAACACATGATGCGTGCGCGAGCAGTGGGTAGATAGAAGTGGACGAGTAAGTCGTCGCACGAGTGAAGATAGCCACGGATGGAAAGGGAGATGAGCCTTGGCAGACGGAGTCTATGCAATCAGTCGGGGCTTGGCCTGTTCTCTGCTACAGCTCGGATCCAGTTTGCGTGCGGCAGAGCATGGGGTGCGGGCCTTTCCGGTGTGGCGCAGACGACCACCCCCGGCGAGGCATCACGGAGACGGACGCGAGCCGGTGCGAAAGTCGCACCATGAGTGGCGACGCAGTTCAAAGCCAGGGGTGCTGCCTTGTATCTAGCTTCAGTCACCTCCGTGTTTGCTGCCAGAGTGTGCATCGTTTTGAGACGAACCTGTGCTTGCCTCGAGTCAGATCCCCCTCTTCTGTTGTTTGCACGCGCGCATAGACGTACATATGGAAGAAGCCATAAGATTCCACATGTGACGAGGCCTAAACGGAAAATGATCTCAGAAATGCCGAGACATGCCTATTCGGCCGTCGCTTACATGGCTgactctctgcgtctgtaTGTGTCACACTTCCTTGGGTCTCCATTTTTGATTTTCTTGATCGTTTTTTATATCTGGAGGCTGGCAGATCCAGTTTTCAACTTGTTGTGGCTTGCAAAATATAAGTCTTTGTCAACTAAATCACACACCTCTTTTAATACTAATTCATGTTTCGTGTTTGTTGGGGGAAACGGCTTGTCCCTGTCTCCGACACACAACTCGTCGTGCGGTGTGTTATGTGCAGACTgaaggcggcgaccggcgcgcagcggcagagagcCCCGCACGGACGGATGACGCATTTCTTTTGTattttcttctttcgctgGTTCTGGTTCCTGTGCTTCTGCTGCCAGCGGCTGTATGTCTCtggctctctgcctcgctgctcgtGCTCGCTAGTCCTTTCGTAGGCATcattcttcctctcctttttctccttGCTATAGGATGTCTTGTAAGCCAATCCGCAGATGCGACGGGTTTTTAGGATGTGTAGACGTAAATACAGAACTCCTCCGCcctgtgtgtatatatgtatacatttGTCTCTACGTCCACATTCCGTAGACGGCACCCGCAGGCCGTACACGGGTGTCTAGCTGTTCTGTGCATGTCCTGCCTGTTGCACCTTGTCGCTCTTTGAAGTGGACGTCTGTTTTTACGACTGTCTGGTACACCGTTTGTGCTCCTGCCTTCGTTTGCGCAGCTTCTGCTGAACTCGATCACGGCCATTGTTTTATTCATTCTGTTCTCCTCCGTAGGTCGCATCTCTTTAGAGCACAAGGAACAAACCGAAGACAATACTGCTTGTTCTGTACCGCCTTTTGCATTTGAAATATTTACCGTGTTGAGGTGATGTTGACGCCCCGTTCGTGACAAAAATACGTTTTTGCCTGTTCTTCACAGCTGGTATTACCCTTGTGTCTTCTCCGGCTCTCTGGCCCCTGGGTTCCATGGCGCTGTCGTTCCCGCTGTGGCTCTGGAATGTGGTCCGTTCCTGCCATGCCGGCATGCAGGGGACTGCTTTGATTCCAGTTATTCAGCTCCCTTCTATTTTGTTTATTCTGCGCGATCTGCTGTTCGCTTCCATACGCTATTTTCCTGCGCCACCGTCCGCCTTTTCGCATTACTCTTCTCGTTTGCTTTGTTTCGCCTGCGTGCCGCGCAATGGTGCAGTTTTGGGGGCCATTCTTGATTCGCCCAGGGGGCCCGGCCGCAGAGTTTCACTCATAATATCCATCCGGATGTCGTTCTCTCAGGTACCTCGCCGGTTCGCTGAATGGCTAAGAAGGCGATGTATCATGGTTGCATCGCACTCGTCGGAGGGACCCGATTCGTCCCTGCCTCAAGCGTGAAGTGCGCCGGGAGAGAACTCCCGAGTAATTCCTGCCGCCAGTTGCAATCTTCCCCTCCACG is part of the Besnoitia besnoiti strain Bb-Ger1 chromosome XII, whole genome shotgun sequence genome and encodes:
- a CDS encoding putative manganese resistance 1 protein (encoded by transcript BESB_022560) gives rise to the protein MVMGRVRATSYVRRTLSQPIHQHRVSAVILPQKPGARPPGGGSGRAVSVQLDDGICPLTTGTGAPSRQLHLGLLAEGSSSLGTPSLGSGAMVAVDTADSGVIDEEAEDNISNYYRFTVNEDLQRTWHMLSGRINILLVFVPLAFWSMICGGSPLFVFTCNFLALIPLAALLGNATEELALHTGEIVGGLLNAVFGNAAEMIMSVQALRVGLLNMVQGTMLGSILSNLLLVLGMSFFAGGIRYHVQKFNEKGATCSVTLLLLSCMSIVIPTVAASGNDHANPTYDIIKISRTIAVLISVTYCLFLFFQLYTHLNLFRDVEDGEQELPSMSWEAATIILFVVTLLISAHSEYLVGSIHDVVTEYGLPESFIGVILLPIVGNAAEHLTAVTVAMKNKVDLAMGVAVGSSAQIALFVFPFTVCAGWMLDQPLTLAVQPLSALVLLMAVLVAMAIVQDGESNWLEGVMLMSAYLMIAIVFW
- a CDS encoding hypothetical protein (encoded by transcript BESB_022570) encodes the protein MGSAGRRRRRQAQAAAARRAYTVHTEFADGRASCSAASDAALCSPHRGDAPSSAESRTRESHDASQTKPQGVEAKPPAYSVTREQVFQLSREPHEALAFCSPGNWMLSCTSSLALPSAAGEPLPGGDERRAPPAGGGGGEGGETSLPCCLEFAEVMPTHGASDSVVPEAQRATPAASAVETLRRVEPARAACSHETEAPDEAGDGLGDGTEPHGYATQGSLELQGQNGKTGGVEEEAHRRQTQSETERVPRGSERCQPLPRSFRKKASQSERSQSGKAGEVAWRPVRSQRPPHAGMPASELEQSTICSAARNGLSAAASLSLPRETEAAACHTTDTRGLSCCRASADGHAAEGMSADSARHARDRQLPALSSSISSTGPRDLSNCSQRRGAVAPDAAAPADEPVQGPRTSREASDGGAENIGSRGCGMSACRGGVRARERARDLGDLVAASPGSPHRRIPSKKCRNHVLIPAIGVEPGRASSEKLPSAQALNKQARCSASV